One window of the Aptenodytes patagonicus chromosome 5, bAptPat1.pri.cur, whole genome shotgun sequence genome contains the following:
- the ODF2L gene encoding protein BCAP, translating into MSSSSQSSSPLPVHNCTAPLLDSDLQEKLLLLHATEGKTYVPPGEAGKLCSMIRTYKKDYHRTAKAIQDGKHFTDLSKESGGLEHQLNSKNIDTLMQQLSENETRNTNLRRKILEKEKHVKELSSRLQLEKVNIRKEDHLSRSVEAVQAHLQSQIQRKEVENRELKVKIQTLEKKIAEWKLQVGEYKHQMLALRETSEQKKTALKKAIRSQKRRAERFEAAVENLTSRIREREVKLSEILSASDVWKNQHDRMVEGKTALEIQTEDLKKQITSLLEDLERKEEWRRNSDEEILGKLNSVNSENEKIYLENEKLKASLATLETSTVSVENELLNLQEKAKVQGNLVEQYKNQVQKLQTAVEELKSRYETVLNENKRITENKCLEVDKVSSTRNELSFSQEEDSVTSVGSHSLEEENRNIQKKYEDLKRQLEKMEFQNEELACQLKKEDESLQFSKLQLEEKIAEYNGLTRQLDSAMEEGRKMVAEELEKMSYKEQALQAKMLILETEVRERQEEKKQFLCIFHHNEKHREVRLKELENSLQKSENKNQSIQNYVRFLKASYITMFG; encoded by the exons ATGTCGTCATCATCGCAATCATCCTCACCTTTACCTGTACATAACTGTACCGCTCCTTTATTGGACTCTGATCTTcaggaaaagctgctgcttcttcatgcCACTGAG GGGAAAACGTATGTGCCACCTGGAGAAGCAGGAAAACTCTGTTCAATGATTCGGACGTATAAAAAGGATTATCATAGAACTGCAAAAGCCATCCAAGATGGAAAACACTTTACTGATCTAAGCAAAGAATCTGGCGGTCTAGAACACCAG TTAAACAGTAAAAACATTGACACTTTGATGCAGCAGTTAAGTGAAAACGAAACCCGAAATACt AATCTCAGGAGAAAAATActagaaaaggagaaacatgTTAAAGAACTTTCATCCAGGCTTCAGCTTGAAAAA GTCAATATACGGAAAGAAGACCACCTGTCAAGATCAGTAGAGGCAGTACAAGCTCACCTGCAAAGTCAGATTCaaagaaaagaagtggaaaaccgtgaattaaaagtgaaaatacag ACtctagaaaagaaaatagcagagTGGAAACTTCAAGTTGGTGAATACAAGCACCAGATGTTAGCCTTAAGGGAGACAAGTGAGCAAAAGAAGACTGCTCTGAAAAAAGCAATCAGGTCCCAGAAACGAAGAGCTGAACGCTTTGAAGCAGCTGTGGAAAATTTAACCTCCAGAATAAGAGAACGT GAAGTCAAACTGTCTGAGATACTGTCAGCTTCCGATGTCTGGAAAAACCAGCATGATAGAATGGTTGAAGGAAAGACAGCATTAGAAATTCAAACAGAAGATCTTAAGAA GCAGATCACAAGCCTTTTGGAAGAcctggaaagaaaggaggaatggagaagaaactcagATGAGGAAATTCTTGGAAAGCTGAATTCTGttaactctgaaaatgaaaagatttaccttgaaaatgaaaaattaaag GCTTCCCTTGCTACATTGGAAACCAGTActgtttctgttgaaaatgaaCTGCTAAATCTGCAAGAAAAGGCAAAGGTGCAGGGAAACCTTGTTGAACAGTATAAAAATCAG GTACAAAAATTACAAACAGCAGTAGAAGAATTGAAATCCAGATATGAAACAgtcttaaatgaaaacaaaagaataacagaaaacaaatgcttaGAAGTAGATAAG GTCTCTTCAACTAGAAATGAATTGTCATTTTCACAAGAGGAAGACAGTGTAACTTCTGTGGGCAGTCACTCCTTAGAAGAAGAAAACCGTAACATTCAGAAGAAATATGAAGATCTTAAaag GCAATTAGAAAAGATGgaatttcaaaatgaagaacTTGCTTGTCAGCTCAAAAAAGAAGATGAGAGTCTTCAGTTCAGTAAATTGCAGCTTGAGGAGAAAATTGCAGAATATAATGGATTAACCAGACAACTGGATTCTGCTatggaagaagggagaaaaatg GTAGCcgaagaactggaaaaaatgtcATACAAAGAACAAGCCCTTCAGGCAAAAATGCTAATTCTTGAAACTGAAGTGAGAGAGaggcaagaagagaaaaaacagttccTCTGCATATTTCACCAT aaTGAAAAGCACCGTGAAGTACGTTTGAAAGAGCTGGAGAACAGCCTACAGAAGTCAGAGAACAAGAACCAGAGCATCCAGAATTATGTGCGGTTTTTGAAAGCTTCATACATAACAATGTTTGGctga